A single region of the Lactobacillus isalae genome encodes:
- a CDS encoding DEAD/DEAH box helicase, whose product MDIFTRFAPFIQDYIYEHDWKNLRSIQVGAAETIFNSQDNVLLAASTASGKTEAAFFPILTDLYENPPQSVGVLYISPLKALINDQYERLTDLCQDVDIPVWRWHGEVAQTQKRKLLRHPSGILQITPESLESLMINKHMDIPNLFHDLRYIVIDELHSFLRSDRGGQTFCLIERLSKMAGVDPRRVGLSATIGDTKSAARFLGAGSKHKTVVPKAEGGGQVWRLSMEHFYDNGPQADSNGFDPAQPVLDEKSDQAPQMADPSMAYIFEHTRGKKCLVFTNSREECEAVCQVLRQYCEVNHEPDRFLIHHGNLSAAYRQTAEAEMKDVDSLMTTCATATLELGIDIGKLERAFQIDAPFTVSGFLQRMGRTGRRGNPSEMWFVMRESHPESRAMLPEIIPWSLLQGIALVQLYLEEKWVELPELNRLPYSLLYHQTMSTLASNGEMTPAELASRVLTLHYFHNVSQDDYRVLLRHLIKEDHIQQTENGGLIVGLAGERVVNNFKFYAVFQENEEYSVKSESEELGTIVKPPPVGDKIAIAGRVWVVEDVDRKRHQVYCHPVKGRIPAYFGDVAGDIQPKILQRMKKILGEKTKYPYLMEHAIARLREVRDTANTSGMLESNLINLGGKMWCLFPWTGTYAFLSLERLIKIKCAKRIGLRGFNSSRPYFMQFAMDVSKDEFLEILREEANKEFDPLELVYPKEVPVFDKYDEYLPDELVRKEFAHSILDVREMKNCVNNLR is encoded by the coding sequence ATGGATATTTTTACACGTTTTGCGCCTTTTATTCAAGACTATATTTATGAACATGATTGGAAAAATTTACGTTCAATTCAGGTTGGAGCAGCAGAGACGATTTTTAATAGTCAAGATAATGTGTTATTAGCTGCTTCTACGGCTTCCGGTAAGACTGAGGCCGCATTTTTCCCTATTTTAACTGACTTATATGAAAATCCTCCGCAGTCAGTTGGAGTGCTTTATATTTCACCATTAAAAGCTTTAATTAATGACCAATATGAACGTTTAACGGATCTATGTCAAGATGTTGATATTCCAGTTTGGCGCTGGCATGGTGAAGTAGCACAAACTCAAAAAAGAAAACTATTGCGGCATCCTTCAGGAATTTTACAGATTACGCCAGAATCATTGGAATCATTGATGATTAATAAGCATATGGATATTCCAAATTTATTTCATGATTTAAGATATATAGTCATTGATGAATTGCATTCCTTTTTAAGATCAGATCGAGGAGGGCAGACTTTTTGTTTAATTGAAAGATTATCCAAAATGGCTGGAGTTGATCCCAGACGTGTTGGACTTTCTGCGACAATTGGTGATACCAAATCTGCTGCTAGATTTTTAGGAGCAGGGTCTAAGCATAAAACGGTAGTTCCTAAGGCAGAAGGCGGTGGTCAAGTTTGGCGACTATCAATGGAGCATTTTTATGATAATGGTCCACAAGCCGATAGTAATGGCTTTGATCCAGCTCAACCTGTTTTAGATGAAAAAAGTGATCAAGCTCCCCAAATGGCCGATCCGTCAATGGCATATATTTTTGAACATACGCGCGGAAAAAAGTGCTTAGTTTTTACTAACAGCCGAGAAGAATGTGAGGCAGTGTGTCAAGTTCTAAGACAGTATTGCGAGGTAAATCATGAGCCAGATCGCTTTTTAATTCATCATGGTAATTTATCAGCTGCATATCGGCAAACTGCGGAAGCAGAAATGAAAGATGTAGATTCTCTGATGACAACTTGTGCAACAGCAACACTTGAGTTAGGAATTGATATTGGAAAATTAGAACGTGCCTTTCAAATTGATGCACCTTTTACAGTATCGGGATTCTTACAGAGAATGGGGAGAACTGGTCGAAGAGGTAATCCGTCGGAAATGTGGTTTGTGATGCGGGAATCACACCCTGAGTCTCGTGCAATGCTCCCGGAAATTATCCCTTGGTCCTTGCTTCAAGGAATCGCCTTAGTTCAGCTTTACTTAGAAGAAAAATGGGTGGAGCTGCCTGAACTAAATAGGTTGCCATATAGCCTTTTATATCATCAAACAATGTCCACCTTAGCTTCAAATGGAGAAATGACACCGGCTGAACTAGCGTCCAGGGTATTAACGCTTCATTATTTTCATAATGTTAGTCAAGATGATTATCGAGTATTATTGCGACATTTGATCAAGGAAGATCATATTCAACAAACCGAAAATGGCGGATTGATTGTTGGATTAGCTGGAGAGCGCGTAGTAAATAACTTTAAGTTTTATGCTGTTTTTCAGGAAAATGAAGAATATTCTGTTAAATCTGAATCGGAAGAACTCGGAACAATTGTTAAGCCACCTCCAGTTGGAGATAAAATAGCTATTGCAGGCCGTGTTTGGGTAGTAGAAGATGTGGATCGAAAAAGACATCAGGTCTATTGCCATCCTGTTAAAGGACGAATTCCTGCTTATTTTGGGGATGTAGCAGGTGATATTCAACCTAAAATTTTGCAGAGAATGAAAAAGATTTTAGGCGAAAAGACAAAATATCCGTATTTAATGGAACATGCAATAGCACGCTTGAGAGAAGTACGAGATACAGCAAACACTTCCGGGATGCTAGAAAGTAATTTAATTAATCTTGGCGGAAAAATGTGGTGTCTTTTTCCGTGGACTGGAACGTATGCTTTCTTATCATTAGAAAGATTAATTAAAATTAAATGTGCTAAACGGATAGGTTTAAGAGGCTTCAATTCTAGCCGTCCATATTTTATGCAGTTTGCAATGGATGTAAGTAAGGATGAATTTCTAGAAATTTTAAGAGAAGAAGCAAATAAAGAGTTCGATCCTTTAGAGCTAGTCTATCCGAAAGAAGTTCCTGTTTTTGATAAGTATGATGAGTATTTACCAGATGAATTAGTAAGAAAGGAATTCGCACACAGTATCTTAGATGTCAGGGAAATGAAAAATTGTGTGAATAATTTAAGATAA
- a CDS encoding ATP-binding protein, translated as MPINKNRKVPKRIAQTILNSLKGGVVPRIGLPYVTVGRKSEIEALLHDVELIENGGASFRFIVGRYGSGKSFLLQTIRNYVMDKNFVVVDGDLSPERRLQGGKGQGLATYRELIQNLSTKTRPEGGALTLILDRWINSIQMQVATDTSLNADDPAFEEAVNKRIYAVISSLSELVHGFDFAKLLEMYYQAYINDDEETKAKVIKWFRGEYANKSQAKKELGVDIVISDDDWYEYLKLFASFFRQAGYAGLMIMIDELVNIYKIPNSISRQYNYEKILTMYNDALQGKSKYLGIIMCGTPQALEDKRRGVYSYEALRSRLASGKFSETGNRDMYAPVIKLDPLTPEEMMVLAEKLADMHANLYGYEKTITESDLEKFIKIEYSRVGASSNITPREIIRDFIELLDIVWQNPKTDIEQLLNSDKFAYTESEAVSDETDNNFAEFRI; from the coding sequence ATGCCTATTAACAAAAATCGCAAAGTGCCTAAAAGAATAGCTCAAACTATTTTAAATTCCTTAAAAGGGGGAGTAGTTCCGAGAATTGGTTTGCCTTATGTTACAGTAGGAAGAAAGTCTGAAATTGAAGCTTTGTTACATGATGTAGAATTAATCGAAAATGGTGGAGCTTCTTTTAGATTTATTGTTGGGCGGTATGGTTCTGGAAAAAGTTTTTTGCTTCAAACTATTAGAAATTATGTGATGGATAAGAATTTTGTTGTAGTTGATGGAGATTTATCACCTGAAAGACGTCTGCAAGGTGGAAAAGGACAAGGATTAGCTACTTATCGTGAGTTGATTCAAAATCTTTCTACTAAGACTAGACCAGAGGGTGGAGCGTTAACTTTAATTCTTGATCGCTGGATTAATTCAATTCAAATGCAGGTTGCAACAGATACTAGCTTAAATGCGGACGACCCAGCTTTTGAAGAAGCAGTTAATAAAAGAATCTATGCTGTAATCTCTAGTCTTTCTGAATTAGTGCATGGTTTTGACTTTGCTAAATTATTGGAGATGTACTATCAAGCCTATATTAATGATGATGAAGAAACAAAAGCTAAGGTTATTAAATGGTTCAGGGGAGAATACGCAAATAAAAGTCAGGCTAAAAAAGAGCTGGGCGTAGATATCGTAATTTCAGATGATGATTGGTATGAATACTTAAAACTATTTGCATCCTTCTTCCGACAAGCAGGCTACGCCGGTTTAATGATCATGATTGATGAATTAGTTAATATTTATAAAATTCCTAATAGTATTAGTCGACAATATAACTATGAAAAGATATTAACGATGTACAATGACGCATTACAAGGAAAGTCAAAGTATCTTGGAATTATTATGTGTGGTACTCCTCAGGCTCTAGAAGATAAAAGGCGAGGAGTGTATTCATATGAGGCTTTGCGTTCACGTCTTGCTAGTGGAAAATTTTCTGAAACTGGCAACCGTGATATGTATGCTCCAGTTATCAAGCTTGATCCGCTTACTCCAGAAGAAATGATGGTATTAGCTGAAAAATTAGCCGATATGCATGCCAATTTATATGGATACGAAAAGACAATTACCGAAAGTGATTTAGAAAAGTTCATTAAAATTGAATACTCTCGAGTAGGTGCTTCTTCTAATATTACGCCACGTGAGATTATTCGTGATTTTATTGAATTATTAGATATTGTTTGGCAAAATCCGAAGACTGATATTGAACAGCTACTAAATTCTGATAAGTTTGCGTATACTGAATCAGAAGCTGTTTCGGATGAAACGGATAATAATTTTGCTGAATTTAGAATTTGA
- a CDS encoding TerB N- and C- terminal domain-containing protein: protein MNSDELLSYAIRHFGKNSVTEIQNQPNLIAFSSPITKNWFALLDLAPKNKKLNINCGEFSSTIKDLPGFSPASLINDDKWVEVSLLLSDQKIKKALEYAFKVVLMSSKSPNPEKLIYIPDTDKNNQQNVYHEQKIDFNNWKRSNNDRNSKIKTNSNEEKIELNFENTAPVPKQIQKMVKSYRYDLAGSIRREQNFYLQGKLMAAYEDNYQKKQSFFRYYPTYHDLTVGQARAYFTWRTKIRNNAYEKVSDSYAYIYLYELLNGIGIQNAQEGLDKLIAFNKNYAQKYSLEMTAYIDRWIRDYIIFNNINEQDNAFFIKERDKDQNYEYLLYPEQFSDHDVANSLLKLSNYKIINCPMYKKDVEKFEHLLVLIWKKVLDLRQDGFDFFTSYIAYQNQMTVQLFSAAVFNHALSPKTTNYEIDQIRRYFYDQEKGTWYCESYWGLAGRKSIVGNLLHEIDREIRLSFNLGRNLKPRKIEKHYLQAIKDGIKEYQLEEYKQKQPKIEINLTHLSTIREDAAGTRDSLLTEEELQAEQEEKKQLEAEEISTKNSDEDFEDYGLSADEIKTVIMLLKGENPNQYLKDKHLMAAILIDNINEKLFDEIGDNVIEFIDDTPTIVEDYQEDLEEMFLKGKE, encoded by the coding sequence TACTATTAAAGATTTACCAGGTTTTTCGCCGGCTTCCTTAATTAATGATGATAAGTGGGTTGAAGTGAGTTTGCTCTTAAGCGATCAAAAGATAAAAAAAGCGTTAGAGTATGCCTTCAAAGTAGTACTTATGTCAAGTAAAAGCCCCAATCCTGAAAAATTAATTTATATACCTGATACCGATAAAAATAATCAACAAAACGTTTATCATGAGCAGAAAATTGATTTTAACAATTGGAAAAGATCTAATAATGATAGAAATTCGAAGATAAAGACTAATTCTAACGAAGAAAAAATCGAGTTAAATTTTGAAAATACGGCTCCCGTTCCTAAGCAAATTCAGAAAATGGTTAAGTCATATCGCTATGATTTAGCTGGTTCAATTCGGAGAGAACAGAATTTTTATTTACAAGGTAAGTTAATGGCTGCTTATGAAGATAATTATCAAAAGAAGCAGTCATTTTTTCGCTATTATCCAACATACCATGATTTAACAGTTGGACAAGCAAGAGCATATTTTACTTGGCGTACTAAGATTAGAAATAATGCTTATGAAAAAGTATCTGATTCATATGCTTATATTTATTTGTATGAGTTACTAAATGGGATAGGTATACAGAATGCTCAAGAGGGCTTAGACAAGTTAATAGCTTTCAATAAAAATTATGCTCAAAAATATTCTCTAGAAATGACTGCCTATATTGATCGCTGGATTCGAGATTATATTATTTTTAATAATATAAATGAACAGGACAATGCTTTTTTTATTAAGGAGCGAGATAAAGATCAAAACTACGAATATTTACTATATCCAGAACAATTCTCTGATCATGATGTTGCAAATAGCTTGTTGAAGTTATCTAATTATAAGATTATAAATTGCCCGATGTATAAGAAGGACGTGGAAAAATTTGAGCATTTGTTAGTCTTAATTTGGAAAAAAGTTTTAGATTTGCGTCAGGATGGTTTTGACTTTTTTACTAGTTATATTGCCTATCAAAATCAAATGACGGTTCAACTATTTTCTGCAGCCGTATTTAATCATGCTCTTTCTCCTAAAACAACCAATTATGAAATTGATCAAATTAGAAGGTATTTTTATGATCAAGAAAAAGGCACCTGGTATTGTGAATCTTACTGGGGATTGGCTGGTAGAAAGAGTATTGTTGGAAATTTATTACACGAAATAGATCGTGAAATAAGATTGAGTTTTAATTTAGGACGAAATTTAAAACCTAGAAAAATCGAAAAACATTATCTTCAAGCTATAAAAGACGGAATTAAAGAATATCAACTTGAAGAGTACAAGCAAAAACAACCAAAAATTGAGATTAATTTAACTCATTTGTCTACTATTAGAGAAGATGCTGCGGGAACGAGAGATAGCTTACTAACTGAAGAAGAATTGCAGGCTGAACAAGAAGAAAAGAAACAGCTTGAGGCAGAAGAGATTTCTACGAAAAATAGTGATGAGGATTTTGAAGACTATGGTTTAAGTGCTGACGAAATAAAGACGGTAATTATGCTTTTAAAGGGAGAAAATCCAAATCAATACCTTAAGGACAAGCATTTAATGGCAGCAATTCTCATTGATAATATAAATGAAAAGCTTTTTGATGAAATTGGCGATAATGTGATTGAATTCATTGACGATACACCTACTATAGTTGAAGACTATCAGGAAGATTTGGAAGAGATGTTTTTGAAAGGAAAAGAATAA